The genomic DNA GATTTCGACACTGGTCTGACTGTCCGCGGCAGTTGTGAATATTTCGCTCTTCTTCGTGGGAATCGTCGTATTTCTCGGAATAAGAACGGTCATGACCGATCCCTGTGTTTCCACCCCCAGAGAGAGAGGAGTAACATCGAGGAGAAGAACATCGGTAACTTCTCCACCGATGATGCCAGCCTGGATTGCGGCTCCGACAGCGACGACTTCATCTGGATTCACGGTTCGGTTCGGGTCCTTACCGAAGAAATCTTTCACGAGCTTTTGAACCAGCGGAATCCTTGTAGATCCTCCCACAAGAAGCACTTCATCAATCTTATCCGCACTCAATCCAGCGTCATCGAGAGCCTGCCTGCAGGGAGGAATCGTGCGCTGGACCAGAGGTTCTATCATCTGTTCAAACTTTGCGCGTGTGAGTTTCAGAGTAAGATGTTTTGGCCCTGAAGCATCGGCGGTGATAAAAGGAAGACTGATCTCTGTTTCCATGGTGGAAGACAGCTCGATCTTCGCCTTTTCCGCGGCCTCCTTCAGGCGCTGTACGGCCATGCGATCCTGGGAAAGGTCAATACCCTGATCTTTCTTGAACTCAGCGACAATCCAGTCAATCAAGATCTGATCGATATTGTCCCCACCAAGATGGGTGTCTCCATTCGTGGATTTTACTTCCACAACCCCCTCTCCCACTTCGAGAACAGAGATATCAAATGTTCCTCCCCCGAAATCAAAAACGGCAATGGTCTGATCCTTCTTCTTATCCATTCCGTAGGCCAGGGCGGCAGCCGTAGGTTCATTAACCAGACGTTCCACCTTGAGTCCGGCGATCTGGCCGGCATCTTTGGTCGCCTGACGCTGTGCGTCTCCGAAATAGGCAGGGACCGTAATGACAGCTCTTTCCACCTTTTCCCCCAGGTAATCTTCTGCTGCTCTTTTTAATTTCTGCAGGATCATTGCGGAGATTTCAGGGGGTGAAAACTGCTTGTCTCCAACCTGCACCCTGGCATCGCCGTTGGGGCCGGATTCTACGGAGTACGGCACCATTCTCCGCTCCTCTGAAACTTCATCAAATCGACGCCCCATAAAGCGCTTGATCGAAAAGACCGTATTTTCAGGGTTTGTAACAGCCTGTCGTTTGGCGGGAGCTCCGACCATTCGGTCTCCTGATTTTGCAAAACCAACGACGGATGGAGTCGTTCTTCCCCCCTCCTCATTAAGGATAACTTTGGGTTCACCGCCCTCCATCACAGCAACGACAGAGTTGGTCGTACCCAGATCGATTCCGATAATTTTCTGTGTCATATAAGACTCCTTCAAACGATGATCTTCCCATCATTAATAAACCAATTATAAGATGTTGTCAATGGATGTTGTTCAGATATCTTACATGCTTCTTGTAAGATCTATTCGAGGATGACGACTTTGGGCTGTTCCTCGATCACATCTTCATCTGTGGCCTCTCCACCGATTTCCGGGTGAGAGGTCATGAGCTCCAGACTCTTGGTACCGTCTGGCTGGTAACCATATAGATAATAGTTATTGGCCTCATGGAGATACGTATAGGCATTTCCCCAAGGATCAATCAGCATATTTGGATCGATAAGTTTGCTCTGTATGAAATTGTCAAGGTTCTTGGGATATTTCATATAGGCCACAGCGTAGATGCTCATGGCCCTTTCCAGATGAATAATTCGGCTCAGGGAAGCCGAATAGAGGCATTCATCCAACATGTCAGCGGAGCTGATCAAAGATTTCCAGCTATTCATGGGATTGAACGGCCGGAAAAAAATTCCGACGACAACCAGAAAGACGGCAAGAACAAGGGGAAGGAAAAAGGCTCTCTTTTCCTCAATTACTTCTTCTTCGGGTACTTCTTCCTCTACCTCCTCCTCGACCTCTTCCGTTGTTTCCATTTCCTGGATAATGTTTCGCGTTACAAGTTCGAAGAGAGCCTTGTAGGTTTCAAATTCGTTCAGGCGGCTTCTTTCCACAATATCAGCGACTGTCATTCGACCATCGACAAGGCTGTACACGGAATAAACCTGTGGTGGAAGCTGGATTACATCACTCTCCACAACCTTTTCCTCTTCCGGCTCATCGGAAAAATCAAAATCAAAGTTTCCTTCTTCCTCGGCGCTTGCTTCTTCAACTGGCTGAGACATCTCTACTTTTTGGAAAATAATTCTTGGAGAGGTGATCTTACGCTCGACGATGGGCCACTCGTCCATCA from Thermoanaerobaculia bacterium includes the following:
- the dnaK gene encoding molecular chaperone DnaK, yielding MTQKIIGIDLGTTNSVVAVMEGGEPKVILNEEGGRTTPSVVGFAKSGDRMVGAPAKRQAVTNPENTVFSIKRFMGRRFDEVSEERRMVPYSVESGPNGDARVQVGDKQFSPPEISAMILQKLKRAAEDYLGEKVERAVITVPAYFGDAQRQATKDAGQIAGLKVERLVNEPTAAALAYGMDKKKDQTIAVFDFGGGTFDISVLEVGEGVVEVKSTNGDTHLGGDNIDQILIDWIVAEFKKDQGIDLSQDRMAVQRLKEAAEKAKIELSSTMETEISLPFITADASGPKHLTLKLTRAKFEQMIEPLVQRTIPPCRQALDDAGLSADKIDEVLLVGGSTRIPLVQKLVKDFFGKDPNRTVNPDEVVAVGAAIQAGIIGGEVTDVLLLDVTPLSLGVETQGSVMTVLIPRNTTIPTKKSEIFTTAADSQTSVEIHVLQGERPMAGDNRTLGRFHLVGIPPAPRGIPQVEVTFDIDANGIMNVSAKDLGTGKEQKITITSSSGLQQEEIDKMINAAESHAEEDRRYREAAEARNKLDTLVYSSEKTLNENREKVSAGVASALEKSLEDARQALKDGGLDRLNRAFDDLTRANHSLAQEIYQKATSQSGGPTGGGQSSETTSTPPQGDVIDAEYEDMSGDN
- a CDS encoding DUF4388 domain-containing protein, which encodes MALEGTLRDFSLSDIFQLISLQRKTGILTLSSKEDTVTVSFLDGKVVNADSKKRGLENRLGKVLIKRGNVSEERLQEALKLQQETLQRLGYLLIKEGIITKDELREALTQQILEIIYKVFRWRDGEYHFSQETTIEFDRDAIIPLTAENILMEGAQMMDEWPIVERKITSPRIIFQKVEMSQPVEEASAEEEGNFDFDFSDEPEEEKVVESDVIQLPPQVYSVYSLVDGRMTVADIVERSRLNEFETYKALFELVTRNIIQEMETTEEVEEEVEEEVPEEEVIEEKRAFFLPLVLAVFLVVVGIFFRPFNPMNSWKSLISSADMLDECLYSASLSRIIHLERAMSIYAVAYMKYPKNLDNFIQSKLIDPNMLIDPWGNAYTYLHEANNYYLYGYQPDGTKSLELMTSHPEIGGEATDEDVIEEQPKVVILE